The sequence below is a genomic window from Draconibacterium halophilum.
GCCTTCCAAGCGGTGATCCATACTTACAATGCCATGGTTGCATTCCATAAAAGGCACAAAAGAGTAGGGTCCCATAATGCCCGGCGAATACCACCTGTTGGGCCAGGAAACTGTATTTTCAAATTGTAGTGTTCCGTAATAATCGTCGAGTGCAAGATTTATGCTATTGCCTGTAAATTTACTCCCGCCAACATTGACATTAAACGCTCCGGCGACAACTGAAAACGCTTCGGCCGGATATGTAATGTATTCCGCCGTTTGCGCCTTACCATCGAGCACCTGAATAAAAGCGTGCTGTTTGCCCTGCTCATCCATGGCAATTCCGGGGATAAAGGCAAAAGCCTCTTGCTCGCCTGCCGAAACAACCTTATAGTACCATCCTTCAAAATAGCGTTTGCTACGCCCCCAACCCTGGTAGCGCTCGGGGTGAAACAATGCCTGTATTTGTTTGATCATGCGCATGGTGTTTAAAGGTAGTAAGAAAATCCTGTCGTCCTGTTTTCTGTTGAAAATTGAATTCCGGGGAGGTCACGCTTCGATGAATTTGCTCTGGGGTAAGCGCACCAAATAACAATCCCGCCTTTTGCAATTAAACGAGCTATTGAACGATTTGGGATTATGTCTGAATTGTTTTTATCGATGATGCTTTATTACCTTTTCTTTCTTCTAAAACCCGGGTTTTGATTTCCCCGCTTTTTGTTACGGTTTTCAAAAAATTTCTGGCGTTCACGACGTTTTTCTGCATCCACCTCTTTCTTCTCCTTTTGGCTCATCGGCTTGTCGGTCTGCGGAAAAGGATTATTGTCGGAAACGTTAATTTTTAGTTTTATCAATTTTTCAATGTCTTTCACATAAGCGTTTTCTTCCGGTTCACAAATAGATATTGCTACACCTTCTTCACCCGCCCGGCCACATCGGCCAATACGGTGTACATAAGTTTCGGACTCGTTGGGTATGTCGTAGTTGATGACATAGCGGAGTTTGTCAATATCAATTCCCCTTGCTGCAATATCGGTTGCTACCAATACACGTATTTGTCCCTTTTTAAATTGTTCTAAGGCCTTTTGTCGTTGATTCTGACTTTTTTCACCATGAATAGCTGCACTTTCAATTTTATTGTGCCGCAGGTTGCGTACAATACGATCGGCACCGTGCTTGGTTCTCGAAAACAGAAGTACCTGTTCTATATCTTTATTCTTAAGTATGTGTAACAGTAAGTTCTTTTTACTGCTTTTATTGGTGAAATATATTTGTTGCTGTATGGTTTCGGCAGTAGAGGAAACCGGATTAACCGCCACTTTTTTGGGGTTGATTAATATTTCTTGCGAAAGCTTCACAATTTTGGTTGGCATAGTGGCCGAAAAAAACAGCGACTGCCGTTCTTTGGGTAATATCCGTAGCAGTTTTTTTATGTCGTGTATAAAACCCATGTCGAGCATTCGGTCTGCCTCGTCTAGCACAAAATACTTCACATCACGCAGCGAAATATGATTCTGATTGATTAAATCGAGTAATCGCCCGGGTGTGGCAATCAGTATATCTATGCCTTTTTGCAGTTGTCGAACTTGCGGATTTTGTGGTACACCGCCAAAAATAACAGTGTTTTGCAAGTTGCTGTATTTGCCATAAGCATTAAAACTTTCGCCTATTTGTATGGCTAACTCGCGGGTAGGAGTAACTATCAGCGATTTAATCTGTCGTCTACCCTTTTCGTGCTGATTATTATTTATTAAATGTTGAATTATTGGAATGGCAAAAGCTGCGGTTTTCCCGGTGCCGGTTTGTGCACTGCCCAACACATCTTTTTTTTCTAATACCAGAGGAATAGCCTGTGCCTGAATGGAAGTCGGTTCCGTATAGTTTTCGTCTTTTAATGCTTTTAGTATTGCGGGATGTATCTTTAAATCTTCAAATTTCATTATTAATTTTCTATGGTTAACAAGGGCTCACAAGATAATAGTGGTGAATAAAGAGCACATTGCTACCAAAGCGCTCCCCCTCTCTTTTATTTATAAATCGCGACAAAGATACTACAATTAATTACGCATTTTGTTAAAGAAATACTGTTTAGAAAAGCCTTAACACTTTTTGCCGAAGGTGGACCTGAGGGGAATTCTTGTGCTGACGCGCCACCACAAATTTTTTGGATCTTCAGTTGGGCTAATCGCTTCAACCATTTTCACCTGCTTAACTGCCCAATAAAAACGCCCTTTTACTTATGAGCAGATTAACAAGCAAATTGGCATTAAAAACTTGTGATTTATTCCTCCAAAAACTGAATTGTATCGATTTCGATGCTAAAGGCCTCTTCCTTTTTGTTGCCAATCAGTAGGGCAAATTCTTCTATTTCTCCTTCAGCAAAATTGGGCAGATCGAGCTTACGACCCCGAAATGAAGGGTACATCTCTTTTAACGGAACTTTGATATCCTGCCATTCTCCCGTGGTGGTAAAATAGGCAATGTAAGAATAGTTGTCGCCCGCCCGGTCTTTAATGCGTACCTGGTAACGTTTCCCATCTCCTTTAACACGTAATGCCAGAAATTGATAGCCCGTGATTTCAACGGAAGGAAACCGGTAATGTACCGATGAAAATCCTCCGTTGTTTTCCAACGAAACCTGCCCGGTAAAAAGGGCGTTGCCTTGTTGGTTGAGCTCAAAAGAACAGGTAGAACGACCCCCCATTACATCGTCGTTAACGGTATACCAGCCATCGAGTGTGGCGGTTTTTGTAAAATCATATAATACCATGGTGTTCATTTGTAAAAAAGCGATTAATACTAAAAGTAACATTTTGCCGGAATTTCGTTTTTATGGAGCATCGGCCTGGTGTATGTGCCAATCAGCCATTTGTTTTCCTTACTAAGGTAGTGAAGAAAATGGGAAGATGAAAGGTTAGGAACGGGATAGCTATATTAAAAACATGCGGCCCAAAGAGCGATGCCAGCGGCATCAAATGTGTATAGAAATGTCGTGTTTAAGATCCTATTCGACTCCGGACGGAGTCGCACCATCTATTCTCAAATCGTGATTTTTAAACACATTCAAATCCTCCGGATTTTTGTTGAGAATTGCGTATATTTAATTAGCAACTAAAACATACAATTATGGCCGATACCTATTCTCAAATCTATATCCAGGTGGTATTTGCAGTACAAAATAGAAAAGCTCTTATTCAACCTCATTGGGAAGAAGAATTAAACAAATATATAACGGGAATTGTGCATAACAAGGGGCAAAAAATGTTAGCTATCAACGGCACCTCCAATCATATTCATTTTTTAATTGGACTGAAACCTTCCTGTTATCTTTCTGACTTGGTTAGGGAAATAAAATAATCATCCGATTAATATATTAAAGAGAAACAATTTTCGAAATTTCAATTTCGCTGACAACAAGGATTTGGAGCATTCTCATTCGGCCAATCTCAATTGAACGATTTCATTCGATACATAGAAAATCAGAAAGAACACCATCGAAAGAGATCTTTTCAAGAAGAATATCGAGCCTTTTTGAAAGCCTTCGACATTGAATTTAAAAATGAATATTTATTCGAATGGCTGGATGATTGATGTCGGCGACATCAAACGTATAAAGAAAATACCCCGGTGAAGAAATACGACTCCGGCTGGAGTCGTACCTTCATTCCATCCTTATTTTCTATAAACGTATAAATCCTCTGGATTTTATTTTGCGGTTATGAACCTATATTTCCTTCAACTGTACACAAACCAGCTTTTCGTTGTCGCGGGCCAGAAGCTTGCCATTGGCATAGGCCATTGGTGACCAGGCCTGTGCGTTTTTCATCGTAAAAAACGATGCTTTGCCCACTTCGTTATAACTGTCGGGGTTGGAATTAATCAGGTGTAAATCGCCGTTTTTACCATTTTGGTTAATAATCATTCCGTCGATCATAATAATGGAACCCAGTTCGAAACCCGGTGCTGATTTTTCGGGCCAGCAGCGTTCGCCCTGCCAGTTTAAACACACCATTTCGTTTACCCGGCGGTTGTTGTTTAGGTAAATATGCTGGTTGAGCACTACCGGAGGATGCATTTTACACCCCGCTTCTTCGTTTCTGAAAAGCTCGTTAAAATCGAATGTTTCACCATCGGTATTCACTTCCAGAAGAATGGTAACCGGCTCGTACTTGTCTTTATAAGCGCATGAGGTTAACAGCAAATGCGTATCATCAACCGCCACGGGAGGCGCAATACAGGCAAAAGAATCAAAGCCCTCGTACCGCCATAGCTCTTTTCCGGTTTTTACTTCAAAAGCTACAACTTCGTCGGTAGTAAATCCATCGCCTTTTACACACGAGCTGGTCATTATCACCTGCTCAATACCGCCGTAATTGCCCAAAACCGGCGACACATGAAAACGATAACCTGTTAAACGGCGGCTTTCCCACACGACTTCGCCACTGAGTTTGTTGTAAGCTACCACTCCGGCTTTTTCGCCCTGAGGAGCTACAATTACCAAATCGCCGGTAACGATTGGCGACACCGAAAATCCCCAGGTATCCAGTTCGCCGCCATAATCGGTTAGCAGGTTATGCGACCAAACAGCTTGTTGCGTTTTTTTATCGATACAATGAAAATGACCGTGCGGCCCCACACACCAAACGTAGTTTTCGTCAACCACCGGCACGGCTCTCGATCCAGGATACGGCAATTCTCCTTCAGCCTTGTAGCTGTAGTTCCATTTTTCGGCTCCTGTTTCCAGATCGATGCAGCGTAACACATCGCTTTCTCCCTGAATACGGTCGAGGACAAACACCTCTCCGTTGTACACTGCTGCTCCGCCAAAGCCACGTCCCAGCGGGAACTCCCAGGCTTTTTCGGGGCCGGTTTCAGGCCACTCACGCAGTATTCCGGCATCACTTATTGAGGCATTTCTGTCGGGACCAAGGTATTGCGGCCAATTGGTACTTTTTTGCTGCGAACAGCTCACTAAAATGAATGTAAATACGGCTAGAATAAGTCGATTTTTCATGTTGAGATCTTAATATGGTTTTTTTCAAAAATAGCAAAAAAGTGATTGGTGAAAATGGGTATGAGGTTAATGGGTTGTTAAGTATTCACTGCTCAAGGGTTGTAAAGAGAGAAGATGATAAAGATTGCTTCGGTCGTTTCACTCCATCGCAATGTCTGGGTTTATGGTTGAAGAAAGCAGCAGACAAGTAACTTGTACATCCCCGCACAGCTCTCTCCTGTCCGCTGCCCCTCTTCTGAGGGAAAATTTTCGCGCTAATTAGTTGTAAGCACTACCTCACTAAAAAACGCCACAATATCGTCCTTAACTTCTTCCGGGTGTTTATGCCCAACGCCTTCGTATTGCCGGATGTCAGCATTTACTTTTAAATCTTCATACAGTTGTTTGCAATTGTTCCACCGATCGGGCTGCATTTGTTCTCCCAGAAGCTTAAAAATCTGCTCTCTTTCTGCTTGCGAAAAAGCGTCGTCGTAGGGAACGGCATCGTTCTCATCGAGCTGTCCCATAAAATAAAACTGAGGTGTTTTTAAAAATCTGTCTTTTTGAAAAGCCATGCCGGTTAACTCTTCCATATCTTTTATTCCAATCGGATAATTTAGTATTTCCCGACTCAACGAATCTTCAGGAAGCATTAATAAGCCATTGAGTCCTCCGGCTGCAACAGCACGAACACGGTCGGGGTGAAGCAAAGTAAAACGGTTGGCAAAAGTTCCTGAGGCAGAAAAACCGGTTAGCAGAAACTGATTGTGCGACGGAATATCTTTATCGTTGAGTACGGTTTGTGCGTGCTTAAACATTTCGATAAGCTGTAAATCGATTCGTTTTAAAGGTTGTTCGCCTTGCAACATCACATCGCGGTCGAGGGCATGTGTATACATCTTCCAGTTTGTTTTCGAGCGTGGAAACACCGGAACCAAGAGCGGGCAATTAAGTTTTCTGGCCACATAATTACCCAAATAGTAATCGATTGTAGCGGTTCGTTCAGCTTTTTCAATATGTTTTTGCAAATCGTCGTCGGCAAACCCGGAGTTGTTGGGTTCGATAAGTACAAACGTTTTCCCATTGGTGGGCACATCATCCGGGATAAATAAAAAATAGGGGAATTGGAAGGCATCTGTTTCTTTGGGTTCGATAAATATCAATTCCCCGCCGGGATTAGAACATCCGGCAATAAGAGCAAACAGAACAAAATAGATAAAGTGTTTCATCATGGTCTATATTTTAGGTCGTAGCAGTCTCTCAAAATTTTGTACAAACATTACACAACTTATTCGTTTTACGAAAAGATTTCGATAACAACAGTTATTAAAACGATAAACGCCTAAATACAAGGGGTTGCGGATTAAGGGTAAAGGATAAATGCATTTACGGCAGAAATTTTACAGGAGAAAGTATACCGCTAACGCCATTTAATAACCAATTGCAGCCGATTTCGTAAAGAAAAGAGTAAATCAAAAAATTAACCAAATGAAAACAACAGGAATTATTATTTGTCTATTCCTTTTTATGGGAATTGTTTCGCTTCAAACGCAAGCACAGGAAGCTCCTGCTATGCCACAAACTTTTTTTGTAATGGAAGAATTTGTTGAGCCAGTCAATCTTCAGGAGTTTAACAAAGTACAACAAGAGGCGGTTGACCTCTGGAAAGAACTGGAATTTGATGTACCTATTTACACTTACCGTACCGATATGAGTTCTTTTTACTGGGTAGTACCGATTGAAAACTTTGGCGGTATGGACAAGATGTTCGGAAAAGTGAACGAACTAAGTGCCCAAATGAAAGAAAAGGGTTATGATGCTAACAAAAAATTTCGGGATCTTTCAACCACCCGTGAAACAGTTATCCACTGGGAGATAGACCTCTCGTATCACCCAAATGAAGAGATGGGACAATCTGTTGACAAACCCTATTGCGAATGGACCTTTTTCTATTTAAAATCCGGCCATGAAAAAGAGCTGGCAGAGGCTGTAAAAAAATACATTGAATTCAGCAAGAGCATTGAAGAAGACTGGAGTTGGGATTTATATAGCGTATATATGGGTTACGACTCGCCCTGCTGGATCGTCATGGACCGGGCAGAAAATCCGCTGTCGATGCGTAAATTAGAAGCGTCCCTTCAGGAAAAACATTCGGAGAAATTGGGCGAGTTATGGAAAAACATGCAACCCCACCTACGAAAAATGGAAACCACAACAGGTTGGTTTTTGCCTAAGTGGTCGTTGAATTACGAGCAATAGACCAGCCGTCAGTCCTTTCTGGAAAAGGAAATTACTCGCTTCTTTTCGAAGAGTCACAAAGTTGGAGGGATGGTTGATTTAAAACAATATCAATGAAACCAACCACCCCACCAACCGTACTATAATTAACATCAATCACACACATTTTAATACTGGCTTTCGAATAAAACAGGTTGGTAATCAACTATTTTGACTTTCCACTTGTTCTATAAACAAGGCAGGTAAAAAGGCTTGGAATTATGTTGTTAATAATGCACCAAGCCAAATAACAAATAGTTAGCATTTAAAAATAAAACAGATGAAGAAAAATATGGGAATAGTTGACAGGGTTTTAAGAACAATTGTGGCTGCCGTACTTATTTTTCTATATGTTACGGGCACTGTAACCGGAACACTAGGGATTGTTGCGCTTTTGGTAGCTTTCATTTTTTTACTGACCAGTATCTTTAGTACCTGTCCGGCTTATTTTCCACTAGGATTAAAAACCAATAAGGATAAATAACAGCGTATTTGACTATTTTTTATTCACATAAAAGATATATTCATCTTCTTGTCTATTATAAATTAAAATAGAAGCCTATGAAAACAAATTTTACTCTACACGGAAAACTTCGCGGTTTATTATTAGCTCTCTTGCTGATTTATGCCGCAGGAACAAATGCACAAACAACACATGAGGTGCAAGTAACAAACAATGTTTTTACTCCCAGTGAGCTGACGATAGCTGTTGGCGATATAGTTGAATGGAAAAATATTGAAGGCACGCACAACGTAAATGGTAACACATCTACTTATCCTGACAATCCTGAATCGTTTGGAAACGAAGTAGGAAGCGGGTGGACCTATTCGTTTACTTTTAATACCGCAGGAACGTACAATTACCAGTGCGATCCGCATGTAGGATCGGGAATGATAGGTAAAGTTGAGGTAGTGTCCGATAACGACGACAATAAAAATATGCTAACTATTCAGTTTACCGGCATGAATCCTCATGTAGGGCAAATGCTTTACTTATCGGTAGTTGACAAAAGTTCGGGGATGGAAGTTGCACGAACCATGGTGAGCGTAAATGCTGAATTTCAGGTACAGGTTTCAGGTTTAGAGACTGACCATTCATACTATGTAAATTTCTTTGCCGACCACAACGGAAACGGAATGTACGATGCTCCGCCAACCGACCACGCCTGGCAAATGGAAGTGGACAATGTCTCCGATGACGTCAATCTGAACTTTGCTCACAATATCAATTTTATCGACATTATGTGGCAAAACAAACTAACGGTTCAGTTCTCCGGCATGAATCCGCACGACGGACAAATGCTTAGTCTGGCTGTCGTTGATAAAAGCTCAGGAATGGAGATTGCACGAACCATGGTAGAAGCAAGTCCCGAATTTGAAGTACAAGTTTTGGGGATAGAGATTGACCATTCGTACTACGTAAATTTCTTTGCCGACCATAACGGAAACGGAATGTACGATGCTCCGCCAACAGATCACGCCTGGCAAATGGAACTAGATAACGTAATGGGCGACACCACGCTAATGTTTGCGCACAATACGGATTTTACCGATATTATGTGGCAAAATAAGCTTACGGTTCAGTTCTCGGGTATGAATCCGCATGTTGGTCAGAGCTTTTATCTTTGGGTGATTGATCAGAGTGACGGAACCGAAGTTTACACAACGGAACTTACGGTTGCAACGGAATTTGAGGTGGTCGCTTATGGTATTGAAACAGGCAAGTCGTATGCTATTGATTTTTATTCCGATCATAACGGTAGTGGTAGCTACGATGCTCCACC
It includes:
- a CDS encoding transposase, with translation MADTYSQIYIQVVFAVQNRKALIQPHWEEELNKYITGIVHNKGQKMLAINGTSNHIHFLIGLKPSCYLSDLVREIK
- a CDS encoding YgaP family membrane protein, encoding MKKNMGIVDRVLRTIVAAVLIFLYVTGTVTGTLGIVALLVAFIFLLTSIFSTCPAYFPLGLKTNKDK
- a CDS encoding plastocyanin/azurin family copper-binding protein: MKTNFTLHGKLRGLLLALLLIYAAGTNAQTTHEVQVTNNVFTPSELTIAVGDIVEWKNIEGTHNVNGNTSTYPDNPESFGNEVGSGWTYSFTFNTAGTYNYQCDPHVGSGMIGKVEVVSDNDDNKNMLTIQFTGMNPHVGQMLYLSVVDKSSGMEVARTMVSVNAEFQVQVSGLETDHSYYVNFFADHNGNGMYDAPPTDHAWQMEVDNVSDDVNLNFAHNINFIDIMWQNKLTVQFSGMNPHDGQMLSLAVVDKSSGMEIARTMVEASPEFEVQVLGIEIDHSYYVNFFADHNGNGMYDAPPTDHAWQMELDNVMGDTTLMFAHNTDFTDIMWQNKLTVQFSGMNPHVGQSFYLWVIDQSDGTEVYTTELTVATEFEVVAYGIETGKSYAIDFYSDHNGSGSYDAPPTDHAWRMELNNVVGDTVLNFSHNINFTDIFNITSVSTTELMPFTMYPNPATNKVTLEYDGFNKNASIRILDLAGKAHAVRSTNSGNKIELDLSNIPQGLYLIQLQDGDLLQTQKLLKR
- a CDS encoding outer membrane protein assembly factor BamB family protein, which produces MKNRLILAVFTFILVSCSQQKSTNWPQYLGPDRNASISDAGILREWPETGPEKAWEFPLGRGFGGAAVYNGEVFVLDRIQGESDVLRCIDLETGAEKWNYSYKAEGELPYPGSRAVPVVDENYVWCVGPHGHFHCIDKKTQQAVWSHNLLTDYGGELDTWGFSVSPIVTGDLVIVAPQGEKAGVVAYNKLSGEVVWESRRLTGYRFHVSPVLGNYGGIEQVIMTSSCVKGDGFTTDEVVAFEVKTGKELWRYEGFDSFACIAPPVAVDDTHLLLTSCAYKDKYEPVTILLEVNTDGETFDFNELFRNEEAGCKMHPPVVLNQHIYLNNNRRVNEMVCLNWQGERCWPEKSAPGFELGSIIMIDGMIINQNGKNGDLHLINSNPDSYNEVGKASFFTMKNAQAWSPMAYANGKLLARDNEKLVCVQLKEI
- a CDS encoding alpha/beta hydrolase, producing MMKHFIYFVLFALIAGCSNPGGELIFIEPKETDAFQFPYFLFIPDDVPTNGKTFVLIEPNNSGFADDDLQKHIEKAERTATIDYYLGNYVARKLNCPLLVPVFPRSKTNWKMYTHALDRDVMLQGEQPLKRIDLQLIEMFKHAQTVLNDKDIPSHNQFLLTGFSASGTFANRFTLLHPDRVRAVAAGGLNGLLMLPEDSLSREILNYPIGIKDMEELTGMAFQKDRFLKTPQFYFMGQLDENDAVPYDDAFSQAEREQIFKLLGEQMQPDRWNNCKQLYEDLKVNADIRQYEGVGHKHPEEVKDDIVAFFSEVVLTTN
- a CDS encoding DEAD/DEAH box helicase gives rise to the protein MKFEDLKIHPAILKALKDENYTEPTSIQAQAIPLVLEKKDVLGSAQTGTGKTAAFAIPIIQHLINNNQHEKGRRQIKSLIVTPTRELAIQIGESFNAYGKYSNLQNTVIFGGVPQNPQVRQLQKGIDILIATPGRLLDLINQNHISLRDVKYFVLDEADRMLDMGFIHDIKKLLRILPKERQSLFFSATMPTKIVKLSQEILINPKKVAVNPVSSTAETIQQQIYFTNKSSKKNLLLHILKNKDIEQVLLFSRTKHGADRIVRNLRHNKIESAAIHGEKSQNQRQKALEQFKKGQIRVLVATDIAARGIDIDKLRYVINYDIPNESETYVHRIGRCGRAGEEGVAISICEPEENAYVKDIEKLIKLKINVSDNNPFPQTDKPMSQKEKKEVDAEKRRERQKFFENRNKKRGNQNPGFRRKKR
- a CDS encoding CIA30 family protein; the protein is MLLLVLIAFLQMNTMVLYDFTKTATLDGWYTVNDDVMGGRSTCSFELNQQGNALFTGQVSLENNGGFSSVHYRFPSVEITGYQFLALRVKGDGKRYQVRIKDRAGDNYSYIAYFTTTGEWQDIKVPLKEMYPSFRGRKLDLPNFAEGEIEEFALLIGNKKEEAFSIEIDTIQFLEE